A region of the Oncorhynchus clarkii lewisi isolate Uvic-CL-2024 chromosome 4, UVic_Ocla_1.0, whole genome shotgun sequence genome:
GCAGCTGTCTAACCTGAAACTAAATCAAAACAAGCAAGCACTAGTAATATGAGATGAAAAACAACAATTTCTCATGCATTGTCTTGACATTTGGCTCCCCTTGTACATACAGATATACCACAATGAAGGTTCCcaccctctgctcctctctctcacatAACAGTGGTATAGTTCACTCCAGCTCCCAAGCCAACTCTTCCACATTAGTTTCATTGGGCAAGCAACCCGCCCAGTGCTTCTTTGGGTCCTGACAGACAATCGTATTGTGCTTGCAGCTTACAGCGGAGATTGTCCATGGTTGGGGTGTTGTTGGTCTATAGTGGTTCTCTGTCCACAGGGCTGTCTCAGTCTTTGACCAGCCGGTAAATATGGTGCTGGGCTCCATGCTCACTAGTAGACACCTCAAAGACATAGGCTATACACAGCAGGGTCTCCAGTGTGTCCCTGTTgatcacaacctgcagagagacagacccacatGCACAGTTATTTTACACCACtaactataatactactacacacatttctcaaaaatatacatttttaagcAATACAAATTAGTTTATTTTGCATACAGGTCGTTTTCATCTCTCACTGACAGAGTGGTACAAGCAATTACACAAAAGCGAACTGTCAAAATGTATGAGCTCCTTTTGAGAACAATACTTTCACCATATCATTGTTCTATCCCTAAAAGAAGCACTTGTTGCATAATCCATAGCATTGATACGCGTGTGTGCAGCTCATGTTTAATATGGGCTAAATCAGCCCATTGAGAACCTAATAACATGATGCGATGTGATCTGCTGTGTGGTTTCAATATGGTCATTGTGTCTGGACTGCAGTTGCCAATGGAATGGACAGTGACTTGAACCCTTATATTGATGACCACATTGTTACTATGGTGGTACTCTCCTTGCTCTCAATCGCTTCTGCTTCTGTATTGAAAACTCTTCAAGCAGGTGGTTGACAAGTCAACAGTTGTCTGCTACAATATTTTAATGATAGATGGTAATTGTGTGCGTGCGCCTTTACCTGCAGGATGGTGAAGTTCTCCAATACACTGTTCATCATGTACTTCTCTGGCAGGTGTTTGAGCTTGTGGATGAAGTTGATCATGTATTCACACAGTGGGGACCGGTGGATCCTGAACACATACCGCCCATTCTCAAACCGTGCATACTCCgtctggggacacacacacaatgtatccaatatatgatatactgtatgttcaaTATACCAGGACATGGTCCTAGAGATATCACATTAAAAATACATTATAGCCCTCATAGATGAAATGAAAGGCATGTCATATGTACCTGATAGATAACactaattataaactgggtggttcaagccctgaatgctgattggctgacagtcgtgGTATATCAGGCCGTATactacgggtatgacaaaacatttattttgaatgATCTAatgacgttggtaaccagtttataatagcaataaggcacctcgggtgtttgtggtatatggccaatataccacagctaagggctgtatccaggcactccgtgttgcgtcgcgcttaagaacaacccttagccgtggtattggccatataccacaaacacccCAGGTACCTTTTTGCTTAAATATAGTCTATAGATAATAGCTACCATAATCACTGTTGAATGTTATTACATTATAGTAGATGACTGGCCTGGCTTCCCCTCAATATCCATGtgaatatgtgtatgtgtttgagtgTTGTACAACATCTCTGTAGGGATAACAGTGATGTTGTGGTGGACAGGCAACACAGAACAAAGGTgttctgtcccaaatggaatcctattcgctatagtgtgcactacttttgaccaggacctataaggctgatcaaaagtggtgcactaactagggaatagggtgccatttgggatatgcTCAGTGAGTCAGGGTGAGGAATGTAAGTGTTGTCTTGTGATGTCTGTTCTGGACCACAGAGCAGGAGAATAGTGAGTTGAATCCATCACAGCCACTGGTTGGGTTATTATTCATTCGCAGAGGGATAATAATCAGTCATTGACCTCAAATGTTGACCCCGCCTATCAGTTCAACTGTCAATCATTCAAATCCCCTTATATTTTAGTAGTCTACCAGCATACTAGAACCTGTGTTCTATCAGCAGTCAAGAGTCAGTGAAGTGTGGAGAGATAACAGGTCTAAAATATCTATTTTTTTATGCCAATCCTGGACCCAAAGCTCTACATAATCCATATATgttactgtatctactgtacctaCATCAGTCTTTATCTACATCTATGGTATGTATTTCTTCATTGTTTTTTTACAAGTACTTTTTAGTCTctactgatcaaatcaaatgtatttataaagcccttcttacatcagctgatatctcaaagtgctgtacagaaacccagcctaaaaccccaaacagcaagcaatgcaggtgtagaagcacggcggctaggaaaaactccctagaaaggccaaaacctaggaagaaaccaggctatgaggggtggccagtcctcttctggctgtgccgggtggagataataacagaacatggcgaagatgttcaaatgttcatagatgaccagcatggtcaaataataataatcacagtagttgtcgagggtgcagcaagtcagcacctcaggagtaaatgtcagttggcttttcatagccaatcattaagagtatttataccgctcctgctgtctctagagagttgaaaacagcaggtctgggacaggtactgatggagctagagtAATCCTTCTGGTGTCTCTCACCTCTACTTTCTCCACCACTTGCTTTCCAAAGGAGCAGACCTTGGTGGAGGAGGTGATGATCATGTTCTCAGAGCTCTCGTACTGACTGGACACGCCGTAGAAGAAACCTCTGTCTTCCTGCAGGTTGGCACTCAGATCggcctgcagagagagaaaggaaccaCACAGTCAACAAcaacctcccccctctcttttatTGAACAGAGGACAGTACAGGAAAGACAGGAGGAGGTCCACACAggccacacacacaacctgtcaGTCTTAGCAAGAGGATAAGGCACTGTTCAAACAACCTGCCAGTCTATGACGAGACACATTTTTAGTTCTGGACAGTTCAATCAAAAACCTCAACAGAAATCTACTTCAGTCGTTATACAGCAATCTTTCTTTCAGTAATGTCCGGTTCTTCTAATTTAATAGACTTTGTTTCAAGGAACagggaaaagtgtgtgtgtgcttctattGGCTTCCTGAAACATGTTACCCAAAATGTGTGACGGCTCAACAAAGCCGGCAACTAACGCTCTGCAAAGCCAAGCAGCATCTATTGGCCTGGCCTGTGTTGACTTAATTTAGGCTGCCAATCCAGCCTCTGCATTCCCAAGATGCTGTGGCGTTAGTGCCAGACAGGACTCTCTTCGTCAGGTGCATCCAACCTCATGTCTGTCTAAGAAGGCAGAATCTGCTCCTAGTCACTGATACTGGGTCAGATATATTTTTATCCCTCCTTTTGGTTAAGGGAATGATGGGGGTGAGGGTAATCTGATGCTATATAATATTTTACATCGAGACGAGGCGTCCTCTGTCATGGTAGAGGAGTACAGACACAGAGGGCTTTACCTTTTCCCCTCTCAGGCCCTTGTCTCCTAATGGGCCATTAATACAGCGCTCAGCCTCTCTTCATCGCCCCGCTCCTCGTCTTCATCCCTCGCTCCTGTGATTCTCTCATTTGTCTTCATCCCCGGGGCCCAGTGACCCTCCCCGAACCTGCGCTCCCCACTTCCCTAACGGCCTGCGAGGGAATTCATCCAATTATAATCAACAGCCCTCAATTGGCTGATTAGATCAGCCAGGCCGGGCTCCTGTGTAACAATTTACAAGGGCCGGCTCAAATCGGATTCTCCGGGCACTTCAAAGGCGCGAGACAATCCGTTAGGACAGGGCCACGGGCGCTGTGGGGAGAAGGCAGGGCCGGTCGGGGAGCTGGAAATTCAATCTAGAATGCCATAGCTTTGGAGACGGGCCAGCAGCCTGTCACAGTCGCCATGACAACTAGCCAGAGCCTCAGGACGCCCCCAAGTCATGCCCGGGTGGCTGGCTGGCCGCCTCGATGGAACTGGGTTTTCTTTCTCACTTTATGAAGGCGGAAGAAGGAAACGAGGTATAAGTCACCTCAGATAAGGTTgctttttatttcttttttgTACTCAGCGTAGCTGTTGAAATGTCCAGATGTTGGTTggttgtttgtctgtgtgtgttttgtcatgGGTGTCATGAGGGTTGGAGAGCCCCCTCAGGACAATCAGACCCACAATAATAAGATATGTTGAGGTGATGCATCTGGCACTAGCAGCAGTCATATGGGCTTGTTTCTCCAGTCAGTCTGGGATAgctgcatacagtgccttcagaaagtattcataacccttgacgGTCCACATTTTGCTGCTGCAGGCTGAATTTAAACTGGATTAAATAGATTTCTCTGTCTCCCACCAACGTCTCCcaccaacacacaataccccataatgacaaagtaaaaacatgtttttagacatttctgcaagtgtattgaacatgaaatacagaaatctcggatttacataagtattcacacccctgagtcaatacatgttagaatcatctttggcagcgattacagctgtgagtctttctgggtaaagaattattcaagctctgtcaagttggttattgatcattgctagacagacatttgaggtcttgccattgatttccatgccgatttaagtcaaaactgtaactagatcactcaggaacattcaatgttgtcttgataagcaactccagtgtatatttggccttgtgtttaaggttgTGTTtaaagttattgtcctgctgaaaggtgaatgtctCTTGGAAAGCAGACGGAAcaagaattttgcctgtgcttagcgctattccatttctttttatcctaaaaataactcactagtccttgccaatgacaagcatacccataacatgatgcagccaccaccatgcttaaacatgtgaagagtggtactcagtgatgtgttatgtagcattttcctcaaacacaacactttatattcaggacaaaaagtttatttctttgccacattttttgcagtattactttagtgccttgttgcaaacaggatgcatgttttggaatattttttattctgtacaggcttccttcctttcgctctgtcaattaggttagtattgtggagaaacTACAACGTTGATCCATCCTTAGCTTTCTCCTATCAAAACCataaaactgttttaaagtcaccattggccttacAATTAAATCCCTAAGTAGTTTTCCTTCTTCTCTGGCAACGAAGttaaggatgcctgtatcttagTAGTGACTGGGTCTACTGATACACCATCCATAGTGTAACTactaacttcaccatgctcaaaggtatattcaatgtttgcttttttaaattttatatccatctactaataggtgcacttctttgcgaggcattggaaaacctcgtctttgtagttgaatccgtgtttgaaattcactgaggaacATTtctgataattgtatgtgtggggtgcagacatgaggtagtcataaaaaaaacatgttaaacaccattattgcacacagagtgagtctataCAATttattatgtaacttgttaagcacatttttactcctaaacttatttaggTTTGTCATAACAAGGTGGTTGAATACTTGACTCTAGACatctcagcttttcatttgtgaTTAATTTACAATCATTTATAAAAacttaattccactttgacatgaggtattgtgtgtaggccagtgacaccaACATCTACATttgatccattttaaattcaggctgtaacacaacaaagtgAGGAAAGggaagtaaaggggtgtgaatactttctgaaggtactgtatgtcaTGGGTTCTGGAGTCTATCAGAGCTCTGACATGAAGTTagtgggtgtgaatactttctgaaggtactgtatgtcaTGGGTTCTGGAGTCTATCAGAGCTCTGACATGAAGTTAGCgggtgtgaatgctttctgaaggtactgtatgtcaTGGGTTCTGGAGTCTATCAGAGCTCTGACATGAAGTTagcgggtgtgaatactttctgaaggtactgtatgtcaTGGGTTCTGGAGTCTATCAGAGCTCTGACATGAAGTTagcgggtgtgaatactttctgaaggtactgtatgtcaTGGGTTCTGGAGTCTATCAGAGCTCTGACATGAAGTTagcgggtgtgaatactttctgaaggtactgtatgtcaTGGGTTCTGGAGTCTATCAGAGCTCTGACATGAAGTTagcgggtgtgaatactttctgaaggtactgtatgtcaTGGGTTCTGGAGTCTATCAGAGCTCTGACATGAAGTTagcgggtgtgaatactttctgaaggtactgtatgtcaTGGGTTCTGGAGTCTATCAGAGCTCTGACATGAAGTTagcgggtgtgaatactttctgaaggtactgtatgtcaTGGGTTCTGGAGTCTATCAGAGCTCTGACATGAAGTTagcgggtgtgaatactttctgaaggtactgtatgtcaTGGGTTCTGGAGTCTATCAGAGCTCTGACATGAAGTTagcgggtgtgaatactttctgaaggtactgtatgtcaTGGGTTCTGGAGTCTATCAGAGCTCTGACATGAAGTTagcgggtgtgaatactttctgaaggtactgtatgtcaTGGGTTCTGGAGTCTATCAGAGCTCTGACATGAAGTTagcgggtgtgaatactttctgaaggtactgtatgtcaTGGGTTCTGGAGTCTATCAGAGCTCTGACATGAAGTTagcgggtgtgaatactttctgaaggtactgtatgtcaTGGGTTCTGGAGTCTATCAGAGCTCTGACATGAAGTTagcgggtgtgaatactttctgaaggtactgtatgtcaTGGGTTCTGGAGTCTATCAGAGCTCTGACATGAAGTTagcgggtgtgaatactttctgaaggtactgtatgtcaTGGGTTCTGGAGTCTATCAGAGCTCTGACATGAAGTTagcgggtgtgaatactttctgaaggtactgtatgtcaTGGGTTCTGGAGTCTATCAGAGCTCTGACATGAAGTTAGCGGGTGTCCAATTGATGAATGGCTTACCGGACACAATACGTTTCTGTCACTCACTAATGTCTTATATCACTCTACAATAAATAACTTCACAAAAGAGCATGTGAGGGTGACTAACACATGTACAAGCCAACTGGGGGAGAGATCATAATGAAATATAGAGTTGGAATGTAAAGGTGTGACTGGAAACATGATAATCAAGCTCTGAAAATCTCTATTCTGTAGAATAGAGCCTGTATGAGTTGTGTTTCTGAAGTAAGTTATCCACATGGGAAAGAAGTGATCAGAGGAGATGGACACAGtggactctgttctctctctcatgtccttTTCTAACTACCCCTGCATCCCAGCTCCTCGTAACACTACACACACTTTTCTCCCTTACACTCTCTCGCTCTGAGGGACCTATAAATAAGTGGATCCAGCCTAATAGCGAGGGGACAGGTGCCCAGGCTCAGATTTCCCCAGTGAAAGAGAAGCCCTGCCACTCTCGCACCAAAGGCTGCGGTCACACACGCTACAATGTGCCCTCTACCCACTGTACCCATGAGCAGAAAACAGCCAGGTCTTAATCAATGACTTCATTTGCTTCAAACTTAAATCGTTACTAAATTCCTTTAGCTCCAGTGCTAAAGTTATCCCAACACCTAACACATTTAGGTCATTAACTACTGAGGAGAGTGCTACAAAAACCTTTACCTTACAAAATACTCTCTCAGTTCCCCTTTTGTGCTGCGACTAATTCTTTGTTTCGAGTCCCTTTCCATTATTCTATTCCGAAAGcagactcacccacacacactacaatgtgcccactaacacacacctctGATTTGATTCTGCTTGGACTCACCCAGAACTTGACAAGAAAGAAAGTGTCTGGCTGCCCCTTCTCAAACAGCTCCTTCAGCCCTCCCTTCTTCTCAGGGAACTTGTCGTAGATCTGACGGATGTCCACTGCCTCCAGATAAGGGTCACTGAAGGTGGGGTTGGACTGACCGATGTGCACAAACAGGTGCTTGTTAAactggaaaacagagagagatgttgatTACTTTCAGAGCACTGATTCAGTTCATGGTCAAGATGCAGTCATGGTGTGAGGAAGTTCACATTACAGCTTTAGGGAAAGGGTTGGATGAAAAGGAAGAGTTTGTTTATCTTTATGTCTCAAACTTTTACATTGATGAGCACTGAAAGGGTCCCTATCAACTAAGTGAGATGAATATGAATGTGGAGGCTTATTAGGCAGGGCGAGTGGCTACTAAATGACTACTCACGGTCTCTGGGTCCTGAGGCTGCTCCAGGAAGGCAGAGAACTCCAGCATGCGGAGTTTGGAGCTGGCGATATTCCGCCCCTGCCACGGGGGGGCGCCCGGTGACATGGATAGGCCTGCCATGCTCTCATAGCctgaagaagagagggggggggggcgcagaGTAATAGAACATACCATAGGTTTGAAAAATGTTGTTGCATACTGTCAGTTTCTCTGAGCTTTTTTGGAGCTCTTCGTCACTTGCAGACCATGACAACGTCTGTCGACACATGGGGACATGAAGGGAAGCTGAGAAAACCCACCTGTTATGGGGGGTGGGCCGGACGTCTGCATGGCGTAACTCTGCTGGGAAAAGGGCTTAATGCTGGAGAGACAAGACAGGCAGTAGACACATTACACCCTGACCCCTCGCACACACGACTAGACCGGCAGACTGTTAAACACACTGGGGGCTCGGGTTCATTAACCAAAGTGCCATTTAAATAAACGTGTTAAGATGTTACTCTGTCACATTCAGTTTTGACAGATTGTGATTTCTATTTATTCAGTGGCAGTAGGCCTATGCCTTTTTACTGACAGTCAGAGAGGCTCACACGCAGGCATAGGGGATCATTACATTTTGTCAGCTGGTTATGGTcatgaaaatgactgcaggtcTCGCGGTAATTTATTGTTAATTAAtataaacatgtttagcatctccaggcctccacacatACAAGC
Encoded here:
- the LOC139406507 gene encoding transcriptional enhancer factor TEF-3-like isoform X6 is translated as MATISATAFQNKMALQGLSRPPYPTAGGFWHGGPEDIKPFSQQSYAMQTSGPPPITGYESMAGLSMSPGAPPWQGRNIASSKLRMLEFSAFLEQPQDPETFNKHLFVHIGQSNPTFSDPYLEAVDIRQIYDKFPEKKGGLKELFEKGQPDTFFLVKFWADLSANLQEDRGFFYGVSSQYESSENMIITSSTKVCSFGKQVVEKVETEYARFENGRYVFRIHRSPLCEYMINFIHKLKHLPEKYMMNSVLENFTILQVVINRDTLETLLCIAYVFEVSTSEHGAQHHIYRLVKD
- the LOC139406507 gene encoding transcriptional enhancer factor TEF-3-like isoform X2, whose amino-acid sequence is MYGRNELIARYIKLRTGKTRTRKQVSSHIQVLARRKAREIQVKLKGADYNGERDLTPGPCCVCLQDQAAKDKALQSMATISATAFQNKMALQGLSRPPYPTAGGFWHGGPEDIKPFSQQSYAMQTSGPPPITGYESMAGLSMSPGAPPWQGRNIASSKLRMLEFSAFLEQPQDPETFNKHLFVHIGQSNPTFSDPYLEAVDIRQIYDKFPEKKGGLKELFEKGQPDTFFLVKFWADLSANLQEDRGFFYGVSSQYESSENMIITSSTKVCSFGKQVVEKVETEYARFENGRYVFRIHRSPLCEYMINFIHKLKHLPEKYMMNSVLENFTILQVVINRDTLETLLCIAYVFEVSTSEHGAQHHIYRLVKD
- the LOC139406507 gene encoding transcriptional enhancer factor TEF-3-like isoform X4: MYGRNELIARYIKLRTGKTRTRKQVSSHIQVLARRKAREIQVKLKVRYDQAAKDKALQSMATISATAFQNKMALQGLSRPPYPTAGGFWHGGPEDIKPFSQQSYAMQTSGPPPITGYESMAGLSMSPGAPPWQGRNIASSKLRMLEFSAFLEQPQDPETFNKHLFVHIGQSNPTFSDPYLEAVDIRQIYDKFPEKKGGLKELFEKGQPDTFFLVKFWADLSANLQEDRGFFYGVSSQYESSENMIITSSTKVCSFGKQVVEKVETEYARFENGRYVFRIHRSPLCEYMINFIHKLKHLPEKYMMNSVLENFTILQVVINRDTLETLLCIAYVFEVSTSEHGAQHHIYRLVKD
- the LOC139406507 gene encoding transcriptional enhancer factor TEF-3-like isoform X3, which codes for MYGRNELIARYIKLRTGKTRTRKQVSSHIQVLARRKAREIQVKLKAFHLDQAAKDKALQSMATISATAFQNKMALQGLSRPPYPTAGGFWHGGPEDIKPFSQQSYAMQTSGPPPITGYESMAGLSMSPGAPPWQGRNIASSKLRMLEFSAFLEQPQDPETFNKHLFVHIGQSNPTFSDPYLEAVDIRQIYDKFPEKKGGLKELFEKGQPDTFFLVKFWADLSANLQEDRGFFYGVSSQYESSENMIITSSTKVCSFGKQVVEKVETEYARFENGRYVFRIHRSPLCEYMINFIHKLKHLPEKYMMNSVLENFTILQVVINRDTLETLLCIAYVFEVSTSEHGAQHHIYRLVKD
- the LOC139406507 gene encoding transcriptional enhancer factor TEF-3-like isoform X1, whose amino-acid sequence is MYGRNELIARYIKLRTGKTRTRKQVSSHIQVLARRKAREIQVKLKVRYGADYNGERDLTPGPCCVCLQDQAAKDKALQSMATISATAFQNKMALQGLSRPPYPTAGGFWHGGPEDIKPFSQQSYAMQTSGPPPITGYESMAGLSMSPGAPPWQGRNIASSKLRMLEFSAFLEQPQDPETFNKHLFVHIGQSNPTFSDPYLEAVDIRQIYDKFPEKKGGLKELFEKGQPDTFFLVKFWADLSANLQEDRGFFYGVSSQYESSENMIITSSTKVCSFGKQVVEKVETEYARFENGRYVFRIHRSPLCEYMINFIHKLKHLPEKYMMNSVLENFTILQVVINRDTLETLLCIAYVFEVSTSEHGAQHHIYRLVKD
- the LOC139406507 gene encoding transcriptional enhancer factor TEF-3-like isoform X5, with product MYGRNELIARYIKLRTGKTRTRKQVSSHIQVLARRKAREIQVKLKDQAAKDKALQSMATISATAFQNKMALQGLSRPPYPTAGGFWHGGPEDIKPFSQQSYAMQTSGPPPITGYESMAGLSMSPGAPPWQGRNIASSKLRMLEFSAFLEQPQDPETFNKHLFVHIGQSNPTFSDPYLEAVDIRQIYDKFPEKKGGLKELFEKGQPDTFFLVKFWADLSANLQEDRGFFYGVSSQYESSENMIITSSTKVCSFGKQVVEKVETEYARFENGRYVFRIHRSPLCEYMINFIHKLKHLPEKYMMNSVLENFTILQVVINRDTLETLLCIAYVFEVSTSEHGAQHHIYRLVKD